From Heliangelus exortis chromosome W unlocalized genomic scaffold, bHelExo1.hap1 SUPER_W_unloc_2, whole genome shotgun sequence, the proteins below share one genomic window:
- the LOC139790611 gene encoding zinc finger protein 135-like encodes MSYTCPDCGKGFQWRSALIKHQRIHTGEKPFKCSECGKEFAQSSHLSWHCRTHTGGRPYKCLECGKEFAHSSHLSRHHRIRTGEKLYPCSHCGKAFNNSTSWINHQHVHTEEKPYTCPQCGKGFTSSSSLTRHRGIHRGERPYKCPECGKSFTASSSLTQHLRIHRGERPYKCPQCGKSFTASSSLTRHLRIHRGERPYKCPECGKSFRQSHTLKNHQRLHTSEKPYTCPDCGKDFKKRSAFIEHQRIHTGEKPFKCSECGKEFAHSSSLSRHHRIHTGEKLYPCTHCGKAFNNSTHWINHQHVHTGEKPYTCPQCGKGFTASSSLTQHLRIHRGKRPYKCPECGKSFTASSNLTQHLRIHRGERPYKCPECGKSFTASSNLTQHLRIHRDERPYKCPECGKSFRQNSHLKNHQSLHTSEKH; translated from the exons ATGTCCTACACCTGCCCTGACTGCGGGAAAGGTTTTCAGTGGAGATCAGCTTTAATCAAGCATCAACGGATCCATACGGGTGAGAAACCCTTTAAATGTTctgagtgtgggaaggagtttgcCCAGAGTTCCCATTTATCATGGCATTGCCGCACCCACACGGGAGGGAGACCTtataagtgtctggagtgtgggaaggagtttgcCCACAGTTCCCATTTATCACGCCATCACCGCATACGTACAGGAGAGAAGTTGTATCCCTGCTCTCACTGTGGGAAAGCCTTCAACAACAGCACCTCTTGGATTAATCACCAACATGTCCACACTGAGGAAAAACCCTACACGTGTCCCCAGTGTGGGAAGGGCTTCACATCCAGCTCGAGTCTCACCCGACACCGAGGGATCCATAGGGGTGAACGTCCCTACAAGTGTCCCGAGTGCGGGAAGAGCTTCACAGCCAGCTCGAGTCTCACCCAACACTTACGGATCCATAGGGGTGAACGTCCCTACAAGTGTCCCCAGTGTGGGAAGAGCTTCACAGCCAGCTCGAGTCTCACCCGACACCTACGGATCCATAGGGGTGAACGTCCCTACAAGTGTCCTGAGTGTGGGAAAAGCTTCAGGCAAAGCCACACTTTGAAGAACCATCAACGCCTCCATACCAGTGAAAAAC CCTACACCTGCCCCGACTGtgggaaagattttaaaaagagatcaGCTTTCATCGAGCATCAACGGATCCATACGGGTGAGAAACCCTTTAAATGTTctgagtgtgggaaggagtttgcCCACAGTTCCAGTTTATCACGCCATCACCGCATCCACACAGGAGAGAAGTTGTATCCCTGCACTCACTGTGGGAAAGCCTTCAACAACAGCACCCATTGGATTAATCACCAACATGTCCACACTGGGGAAAAACCCTACACGTGTCCCCAGTGTGGGAAGGGCTTCACAGCCAGCTCGAGTCTTACCCAACACCTACGGATCCATAGGGGTAAACGTCCCTACAAGTGTCCCGAGTGCGGGAAGAGCTTCACAGCCAGCTCGAATCTCACCCAACACCTACGGATCCATAGGGGTGAACGTCCCTACAAGTGTCCCGAGTGCGGGAAGAGCTTCACAGCCAGCTCGAATCTCACCCAACACTTACGGATCCATAGGGATGAACGTCCCTACAAGTGTCCTGAGTGTGGGAAGAGCTTCAGGCAAAACTCCCATTTGAAGAACCATCAAAGCCTCCATACCAGTGAAAAACATTAA